From one Planococcus citri chromosome 3, ihPlaCitr1.1, whole genome shotgun sequence genomic stretch:
- the LOC135841137 gene encoding transcriptional regulator ATRX homolog → MSRSGLVSVSCVVVIAFFAKIDCATIARTEVQNKPKDLTAAANVIELDQLDPRNQAVYSSYSIVETSGGNTGPNRVKYTKNEYEPAGQNSEHKPVSGHGGRPDRRKKFQFNDDDDDSSSFSSRSSSSPKSSDYKSSSSEQVSRPSKSKSSSRKSSSGSKSSPKSINEIVEGSPPLQEAGSSKKSTLSGGDLSKEGSFLSGSIGDGFEEGYDKEKHYDKEGGKKYVEAHKAEAGEKAQQGYKKEEGFDKAEDAKHGKEEKKAIVSEKEGEKKGHLEQEKEEIKEYKGADGEKGISVTKKGGHKKGHKKTGFHKVHHKDEYKKDEVFYDEAHNGDEHEEHAHEHEKHHKEKGGSAKKNHVDSGYHEGHGEKKGIQNKGHHFEEASGHKKEAGQEAHHDKKSEYGKKGSVKEGEKHGHVEGGSHGGGYADHGYF, encoded by the coding sequence ATGTCTCGAAGCGGTTTGGTTTCGGTTTCTTGTGTTGTGGTTATCGCGTTTTTCGCCAAAATCGACTGTGCGACGATCGCACGTACAGAAGTTCAAAATAAACCCAAAGATCTAACCGCAGCTGCCAATGTGATCGAGCTAGATCAGCTGGATCCGAGAAATCAGGCTGTTTACAGTAGTTACAGTATTGTCGAGACATCCGGCGGAAATACCGGACCGAATCGAGTCAAGTACACGAAAAATGAATACGAACCTGCCGGACAAAACAGCGAACATAAGCCAGTCAGTGGCCACGGTGGGCGCCCGGATCGTCGAAAGAAATTCCAattcaacgacgacgacgatgatagTTCCAGTTTCAGCAGCAGGAGCAGCAGCAGCCCAAAGAGCAGTGATTACAAATCTTCATCTTCCGAGCAAGTGAGTCGACCATCTAAAAGTAAATCATCTTCTCGTAAGTCTTCCTCCGGTAGTAAATCCTCTCCTAAAAGTATCAACGAAATAGTCGAAGGAAGCCCACCTCTTCAAGAGGCCGGTTCTAGCAAAAAATCCACCCTCAGTGGCGGTGATTTGAGCAAAGAAGGATCTTTCTTAAGTGGCAGTATAGGTGACGGATTCGAAGAAGGGTACGATAAAGAAAAACATTACGACAAAGAAGGTGGCAAAAAATATGTCGAAGCCCACAAAGCCGAAGCAGGCGAAAAAGCCCAACAAGGATATAAAAAGGAAGAAGGATTTGACAAAGCTGAAGACGCCAAACATGGTAAAGAAGAGAAGAAAGCAATTGTCAGCGAAAAAGAAGGTGAAAAGAAAGGCCATCTGGAGCAGGAAAAAGAAGAAATCAAAGAATACAAAGGCGCCGATGGCGAAAAAGGTATATCAGTTACCAAAAAAGGAGGCCACAAAAAAGGTCATAAGAAAACCGGTTTCCACAAAGTGCATCATAAAGACGAATACAAAAAAGACGAAGTGTTCTATGACGAAGCTCACAACGGAGACGAGCACGAAGAACATGCCCACGAACACGAGAAGCACCACAAAGAAAAAGGAGGTTCGGCCAAGAAGAATCATGTCGACTCTGGCTACCACGAAGGCCATGGAGAAAAGAAAGGTATTCAGAATAAAGGCCATCACTTTGAAGAAGCCTCAGGCCATAAGAAAGAAGCAGGCCAAGAAGCCCATCACGATAAGAAATCCGAATATGGTAAGAAAGGCAGCGTTAAAGAAGGTGAGAAACATGGTCATGTCGAAGGAGGTTCACATGGCGGAGGATATGCTGATCATGGATACTTCTAA